One genomic segment of Sminthopsis crassicaudata isolate SCR6 chromosome 4, ASM4859323v1, whole genome shotgun sequence includes these proteins:
- the GABARAP gene encoding gamma-aminobutyric acid receptor-associated protein, with amino-acid sequence MKFVYKEEHPFEKRRSEGEKIRKKYPDRVPVIVEKAPKARIGDLDKKKYLVPSDLTVGQFYFLIRKRIHLRAEDALFFFVNNVIPPTSATMGQLYQEHHEEDFFLYIAYSDESVYGL; translated from the exons ATGAAGTTCGTTTACAAGGAGGAGCACCCGTTCGAGAAGCGCCGCTCTGAAGGCGAGAAGATCCGCAAGAAGTATCCCGACCGGGTCCCG GTGATTGTGGAGAAGGCTCCTAAGGCCCGGATAGGTGACCTGGACAAGAAGAAATACCTGGTGCCTTCTGATCTCACAG TTGGTCAGTTCTACTTCTTGATCCGGAAGCGAATTCACCTCCGAGCTGAGGATGCCCTATTTTTCTTTGTCAACAATGTCATTCCACCCACCAGCGCCACCATGGGTCAGCTTTACCAG GAACATCATGAAGAAGACTTCTTTCTGTACATTGCCTACAGCGACGAAAGTGTCTATGGTCTGTGA
- the CTDNEP1 gene encoding CTD nuclear envelope phosphatase 1 isoform X2 translates to MMRTQCLLGLRTFVAFAAKLWSFCLYLLRRQVRTIIQYQTVRYDILPLSPVSRNRLGQVKRKILVLDLDETLIHSHHDGVLRPTVRPGTPPDFILKVSQWYELVVFTASMEFYGSAVADKLDNSRSILKRRYYRQHCTLELGSYIKDLSVVHSDLSSIVILDNSPGAYRSHPDNAIPIKSWFSDPSDTALLNLLPMLDALRFTADVRSVLSRNLHQHRLW, encoded by the exons ATGATGAGGACTCAATGTCTCCTGGGTCTGCGCACCTTCGTGGCCTTTGCTGCCAAGCTCTGGAGCTTCTGCTTGTACCTTCTGCGGAGACAGGTCCGAACG ATAATTCAGTATCAGACTGTTCGATATGACATCCTTCCTCTATCCCCTGTGTCCCGAAACCGGCTTG GCCAGGTAAAGCGAAAGATATTAGTGCTGGATTTGGATGAAACTCTTATTCACTCCCACCACGATGGGGTTCTGAGGCCTACAGTTCGACCAGGAACACCTCCTGACTTCATTCTCAAG gTGAGCCAATGGTATGAGCTGGTTGTATTTACAGCAAGCATGGAGTTTTATGGTTCAGCTGTGGCTGACAAATTGGACAATAGCCGGAGCATACTTAAGAGACGATACTACAGACAG CACTGCACTTTGGAGTTGGGCAGCTACATCAAGGACCTCTCTGTAGTCCACAGTGACCTTTCCAGCATTGTGATCCTGGATAACTCCCCAGGAGCATATAGGAGCCATCCAG ACAATGCCATCCCAATCAAGTCCTGGTTTAGTGACCCCAGTGACACAGCACTCCTCAACCTGCTCCCTATGCTGGATGCTCTCAG GTTTACTGCCGACGTCCGCTCTGTGCTGAGCCGAAACCTTCACCAACATCGGCTCTGGTGA
- the CTDNEP1 gene encoding CTD nuclear envelope phosphatase 1 isoform X1 has protein sequence MMRTQCLLGLRTFVAFAAKLWSFCLYLLRRQVRTIIQYQTVRYDILPLSPVSRNRLGQVKRKILVLDLDETLIHSHHDGVLRPTVRPGTPPDFILKVVIDKHPVRFFVHKRPHVDFFLEVVSQWYELVVFTASMEFYGSAVADKLDNSRSILKRRYYRQHCTLELGSYIKDLSVVHSDLSSIVILDNSPGAYRSHPDNAIPIKSWFSDPSDTALLNLLPMLDALRFTADVRSVLSRNLHQHRLW, from the exons ATGATGAGGACTCAATGTCTCCTGGGTCTGCGCACCTTCGTGGCCTTTGCTGCCAAGCTCTGGAGCTTCTGCTTGTACCTTCTGCGGAGACAGGTCCGAACG ATAATTCAGTATCAGACTGTTCGATATGACATCCTTCCTCTATCCCCTGTGTCCCGAAACCGGCTTG GCCAGGTAAAGCGAAAGATATTAGTGCTGGATTTGGATGAAACTCTTATTCACTCCCACCACGATGGGGTTCTGAGGCCTACAGTTCGACCAGGAACACCTCCTGACTTCATTCTCAAG GTCGTAATAGACAAACATCCTGTCCGTTTTTTTGTACATAAGAGGCCCCATGTGGACTTCTTCTTAGAAGTG gTGAGCCAATGGTATGAGCTGGTTGTATTTACAGCAAGCATGGAGTTTTATGGTTCAGCTGTGGCTGACAAATTGGACAATAGCCGGAGCATACTTAAGAGACGATACTACAGACAG CACTGCACTTTGGAGTTGGGCAGCTACATCAAGGACCTCTCTGTAGTCCACAGTGACCTTTCCAGCATTGTGATCCTGGATAACTCCCCAGGAGCATATAGGAGCCATCCAG ACAATGCCATCCCAATCAAGTCCTGGTTTAGTGACCCCAGTGACACAGCACTCCTCAACCTGCTCCCTATGCTGGATGCTCTCAG GTTTACTGCCGACGTCCGCTCTGTGCTGAGCCGAAACCTTCACCAACATCGGCTCTGGTGA